The proteins below are encoded in one region of Ostrea edulis chromosome 3, xbOstEdul1.1, whole genome shotgun sequence:
- the LOC125673311 gene encoding uncharacterized protein LOC125673311 isoform X1, which produces MAGELFVALLVFIGIFYVKGDFFCGTEVLESLSMCSHGQVRGSFILINSRSYSQAVTCSCTFRVEQAGFITAATATVPETEDCKSQVVLDYHTERLIQCSKLPTYLFQAKQNSTGTISFRTMSNSHGNTKYSLRFCGPKLYFVCHDGEQILETERPANSTRQSTPLIESTPQTNGPGETNVGGITAGVVVPVLLVAVLTFGVIGIVRKRRRRHETEKSTVLRSPLPSIAKEVEESVKVVTLKDSTGPTSSNQESLYHVIEDEDGYLTYPVKDREGITRYSKTPTTYNNVQRFITDEECDNVNNAYLDVIK; this is translated from the exons GTTTATCGATGTGTTCCCATGGTCAAGTAAGGGGAAGCTTCATCCTCATCAACAGTAGATCTTACAGTCAAGCAGTCACCTGTAGCTGTACCTTCAGAGTGGAGCAGGCGGGGTTCATAACCGCAGCCACGGCAACTGTACCGGAAACGGAAGACTGTAAAAGTCAAGTTGTTCTGGATTATCACACGGAAAGACTAATCCAATGTTCTAAATTGCCTACTTACTTATTTCAAGCAAAGCAGAATTCAACGGGGACTATATCCTTTAGAACTATGTCGAACTCCCACGGAAATACGAAGTACTCCTTGCGGTTTTGTG gACCAAAACTGTACTTTGTCTGCCATGATGGAGAACAGATTCTGGAAACAGAGAGACCAGCAAACAGCACAAGACAAAGCACACCTCTTATTGAATCTACCCCTCAAACAA ACGGACCAGGTGAGACTAATGTAGGGGGTATCACAGCAGGGGTCGTGGTTCCGGTTTTACTAGTCGCTGTTCTTACCTTTGGAGTTATTGGGATTGTACGGAAAAGAAG ACGACGCCATGAAACTGAGAAATCCACAGTTTTACGTTCACCTTTGCCATCGATTGCCAAAGAGGTTGAGGAGTCGGTAAAAGTAGTTACACTTAAAGACAGCACCGGGCCCACCAGCTCTAATCAGGAATCACTATATCACGTGATTGAGGACGAAGATGGCTACCTTACATATCCTGTCAAAGATAGGGAGGGAATCACGAGATACTCAAAAACTCCTACAACCTATAATAACGTACAGAGATTTATTACAGACGAAGAATGCGACAATGTCAACAACGCGTATTTGGATGTCATTAAGTGA
- the LOC125673311 gene encoding uncharacterized protein LOC125673311 isoform X2 produces MAGELFVALLVFIGIFYVKGLSMCSHGQVRGSFILINSRSYSQAVTCSCTFRVEQAGFITAATATVPETEDCKSQVVLDYHTERLIQCSKLPTYLFQAKQNSTGTISFRTMSNSHGNTKYSLRFCGPKLYFVCHDGEQILETERPANSTRQSTPLIESTPQTNGPGETNVGGITAGVVVPVLLVAVLTFGVIGIVRKRRRRHETEKSTVLRSPLPSIAKEVEESVKVVTLKDSTGPTSSNQESLYHVIEDEDGYLTYPVKDREGITRYSKTPTTYNNVQRFITDEECDNVNNAYLDVIK; encoded by the exons GTTTATCGATGTGTTCCCATGGTCAAGTAAGGGGAAGCTTCATCCTCATCAACAGTAGATCTTACAGTCAAGCAGTCACCTGTAGCTGTACCTTCAGAGTGGAGCAGGCGGGGTTCATAACCGCAGCCACGGCAACTGTACCGGAAACGGAAGACTGTAAAAGTCAAGTTGTTCTGGATTATCACACGGAAAGACTAATCCAATGTTCTAAATTGCCTACTTACTTATTTCAAGCAAAGCAGAATTCAACGGGGACTATATCCTTTAGAACTATGTCGAACTCCCACGGAAATACGAAGTACTCCTTGCGGTTTTGTG gACCAAAACTGTACTTTGTCTGCCATGATGGAGAACAGATTCTGGAAACAGAGAGACCAGCAAACAGCACAAGACAAAGCACACCTCTTATTGAATCTACCCCTCAAACAA ACGGACCAGGTGAGACTAATGTAGGGGGTATCACAGCAGGGGTCGTGGTTCCGGTTTTACTAGTCGCTGTTCTTACCTTTGGAGTTATTGGGATTGTACGGAAAAGAAG ACGACGCCATGAAACTGAGAAATCCACAGTTTTACGTTCACCTTTGCCATCGATTGCCAAAGAGGTTGAGGAGTCGGTAAAAGTAGTTACACTTAAAGACAGCACCGGGCCCACCAGCTCTAATCAGGAATCACTATATCACGTGATTGAGGACGAAGATGGCTACCTTACATATCCTGTCAAAGATAGGGAGGGAATCACGAGATACTCAAAAACTCCTACAACCTATAATAACGTACAGAGATTTATTACAGACGAAGAATGCGACAATGTCAACAACGCGTATTTGGATGTCATTAAGTGA